The stretch of DNA TTTACTTTTAAATTTGAATGACCTGTTTTATACATGATAGCTTTTCCATAAGAATTAATAGTATCATACATAACTTGAGTACATTTTACTTCACCAATTACCGTAGGGTTTTTGATGAATCGAGAGAAAAATATTGCTAATATATCTCCTTTAAAATTATACTTTGGAGAAAGTAAAGCAATTCTATCTGCATCACCATCGTAAGCAAATCCAAAATCAAATTCACCACTTGCTAACTCTTTTTTTATATCTTCTAAAGTGTGTTCATCACTTGGATCTGGATGGTGATTTGGGAAATTACCATCTGGTTCTTCAAATAAAATTTTATATTTAATATTTAATCTATCAAGAATTTCTCTTAAAACAACACCAGCAACACCATTTCCACAGTCAAAAACAAATTTTTTATTTTCAAGTTTTAAGTGTGAAAAACTTTTTACTATATAATCTATATATCTATTTTTAGAATCAATCAAAATAGTTTTTTCATTATCTTCTATTGATGTATTATCTGCAAGAATTTCTCTTCCCAATGCATAAATATCTTCACCAAAAAATGGATCTTTATCTAAAGTAATTTTAAATCCATTATATTCTGGTGGATTATGACTACCTGTTATCATTACTGAGCCATCACATTTTAAACCATCAAAATCAGTAAAGTTTGCAAAATAATTTGCAGGAGTTGGAACTAATCCCATATCTAAAACTTTTAATCCAGCTTTGTTT from Arcobacter lacus encodes:
- a CDS encoding phosphomannomutase/phosphoglucomutase, with the translated sequence MSASIFREYDIRGIFEKELNEDVVKKIGYYLAKALQKKVPNAVYMAVGYDARLHSPTLKNWLSSGINKAGLKVLDMGLVPTPANYFANFTDFDGLKCDGSVMITGSHNPPEYNGFKITLDKDPFFGEDIYALGREILADNTSIEDNEKTILIDSKNRYIDYIVKSFSHLKLENKKFVFDCGNGVAGVVLREILDRLNIKYKILFEEPDGNFPNHHPDPSDEHTLEDIKKELASGEFDFGFAYDGDADRIALLSPKYNFKGDILAIFFSRFIKNPTVIGEVKCTQVMYDTINSYGKAIMYKTGHSNLKVKIKETKADFAAEVSGHLFFNDRYFGYDDAIYATFRALELIDQNFDFDKEYEALPKVYSTPEINITVTEETKFKIIEDLKNALTNPPADFPKIKDIITVDGIRVIFEKGWGLVRASNTTPKLVTRFEADTKENAKIYEEVLINLFNKLQGK